In Archocentrus centrarchus isolate MPI-CPG fArcCen1 chromosome 21, fArcCen1, whole genome shotgun sequence, the following are encoded in one genomic region:
- the nr0b1 gene encoding nuclear receptor subfamily 0 group B member 1: MATLEGCRCRGASGRNNNSSILYSILKSDSLVTGEEQQQHPQQQTLQHLFQKTPSCASASLQEVRQQACSCGSTRRRGILRSPQVTCKAASAVLVKTLRFVKNVPCFRELPEDDQLMLIRSGWAPLLVLGLAQDRVDFETTETVEPSMLQRILTGCPGRQSEAVVGQNRGAPGVSVVDIEAIKAFLRKCWSVDISTKEYAYLKGAVLFNPDLEGLRCLHYIQSLRREAHQALNEHVRLIHREDTTRFAKLLIALSMLRAISPPVVAQLFFRPVIGTVNIEEVLMEMFYGK; the protein is encoded by the exons ATGGCCACGCTGGAGGGCTGCCGCTGTCGGGGTGCCAGCGGTcgaaacaacaacagcagtatTCTCTACAGCATTTTGAAGAGCGATAGCCTTGTGACCGGCGAGGAGCAACAGCAACATCCCCAACAACAAACACTGCAACACTTGTTCCAGAAGACCCCCTCTTGCGCGTCAGCCTCTCTGCAGGAGGTCCGACAGCAGGCTTGCTCCTGCGGCTCGACGCGGCGCCGAGGGATCCTCCGCTCCCCGCAGGTGACTTGCAAAGCAGCGTCCGCAGTTCTGGTGAAGACGCTGCGGTTCGTGAAAAACGTCCCCTGTTTTCGCGAGCTGCCGGAGGACGACCAGCTTATGCTGATTCGGAGCGGCTGGGCGCCTCTGCTCGTCCTGGGACTCGCACAAGACCGGGTGGACTTTGAGACCACGGAGACCGTGGAGCCGAGCATGTTGCAGCGCATCCTCACAGGTTGCCCGGGCAGACAGAGCGAGGCTGTGGTCGGCCAGAACAGGGGGGCACCCGGGGTCTCTGTTGTGGACATCGAAGCTATCAAAGCCTTCCTAAGGAAGTGCTGGAGTGTAGATATTAGTACGAAGGAATACGCGTACCTGAAGGGAGCTGTGCTCTTCAACCCAG ATCTGGAGGGTCTGCGCTGTCTGCACTACATCCAGTCGCTGCGTCGAGAGGCGCATCAGGCTCTGAACGAGCACGTCCGGCTGATCCATCGCGAGGACACGACGCGGTTCGCCAAGCTGCTCATAGCTCTCTCCATGCTGAGGGCCATCAGTCCGCCAGTGGTCGCTCAGCTCTTCTTCAGACCCGTCATAGGGACCGTCAACATCGAAGAGGTGCTCATGGAAATGTTCTACGGGAAGTAG